GCTGATTAATAGTTTGCTAAAATGTGCAGCGTAGCGGAACCGAGCAAACTGTTAGCAGTCCCGTGCTTAATGCGCTTGTTAGGTGTTTTTACGCACAAGCATTTGTTCTTTAACATTGTTTGGAATATTAACCCATGTTGTTTCATTATTTAAACTTAAATTAATACTGCAATTCTTTGCGACTTTGATGATGTGATGAAACCAATCAGAATGACTCCACTCTCTGGGTGGTGGAGATTTAAATGCTTTTAGATTGTTGTCCCAATTTACTTCAGCAGCTTCACGATAAATATATTGGTAGCTAGGGTCTCCGCCACTAGCCAAAACCACTATCAATTGATCATTTTCGAGTATCTCAACTCTCTCGATTACTTCCATGTTCGATAAACACCTAACGCTCCACTTAGCGGGAGCAGACTGCCCGGCTATAATCCGCGAGGCACGAGCGCAGCCGGGCTAGCTGAAATCCGCCTACAGTGCCTTGTTATGTTGCGAAACCTTGTTTTAATCTAGAAGAAATCACCCAGAAAAGCATCAAAGTCATTATAGCTATAGAAATCCATAAATTAGTGAAGCGTTCAATTAGCCCTATAATTGGCGCACTTATGCAGACGATCGAGACAAACATAGTATCTCTTTTCTTAAATCTTGGATCGGTAATGCTCACCAAAATTAATACTACAGCCAATAAGATCGCTGAGTACAACGCAACATCCATTTAACGATGCTCCCTTTTGAATTGACTAGATTTACTTACGGACAATATTCAGCAAGCAACATAACGCCCTGCTCAGCGGAAGCAATTCAGTTGGCTAAAATCCGCGAGGCACTCGCAACAGCCAACTGAATTGCGATCCGCCTGCAGCGCCTTGTTAGTATGCCTGCAGCTCATCGGCACACTTATATGACTCACTAGTTGAAGCAAGCTCAAGCATTCTCTTGTTGAATGCCTCTGCATAGGAAAACGCCTTGGTTATTAAATCATTTGAGGACCCACAAACTGAACTATCAGCACCAACCCACAAAGTTTCCCACTTAGTTTCCAATACTACGCAAACAGTCATCTCAATATCGTCAAATGCAGGACGTGCAGGAGCAATGCCATTAGCTACAGATATAAATGAAACTCCTGACTTATCGAAGGCTAAGTCAGCATCTTCGGAAGCATTGTTTACATAATATCTAGCTTGCTCCGACTCAAAACGGCAGTCATCAGCATATGCAATACTCGACCATGCAATAAACACTAATATGAGGATTCTCATACTACCTCCTGGCATACTAACGCCAGCATAAGGGGCGCATAAATACTTGGCTAAAATTAGTGAGGAACGAACGTAAGCCAAGTGTTTTGCGTCCATTCCTTAATGCTCTTGTTAGGGTTTAATACGGGACAACAGTTCAGCTACTTCTGCAACAACCATTTCTGGTTCATCATTTTGCGGATAGTGATAACTTTTATTTGTTAAGACTGCTTTGCCCTGTGGAAAAGTATTTACCCAGTCCGAGTGCAATTGTCCCCACATATCGCGAGCTTTATCAGTGAAAAATAGAATTGGGGGGGCTGCAAATTTTTTTGTTGAGACTATTACAGTTACTGGGATATCTGGAATTTGGGGGTAATCTGGTAATGGACGTTTTGACCAAAAATCTAGATAATTATTAGACATACCATTTGCAAGATCATCTAGCTTTACTTGGGCGATTTCTTTTTCAGCTAACTCTAAATCAATTTTACGCATTATATCAACATCATGCTCTGAAGCTGGCTCTATCAGCATTAAGGCTGATACTTTTTCAGGGTACGTTGACGCAAAGCGCCTTGCGATATATGCCCCATAAGAATGAGCTACGTAAACGACTGGTTGATCTATTTCTAAAACATCAAGAAGCAAAGATGCTTCTTCGGCATATTCTTCGGAAGTGTAATTCTTTTTAATTTTCTCAGAACCACCATTCCCAATTCTTGAATAGCGAATAACTTTGGTTTTTTGAGCTAGAGTTTCAAAGACTGGATTCCAATCAGATAACCCAGCAGAACCTCCAGCTTCGAGGAAAACTATCCGCTTCCCGCTTCCTTTAATTTCATATTCAACATCGTAGCCTTTTACTTTCACTAAATTTATTTCAGCTTCAGCACTAAAAGCAACCAAAAGTACTAAAAATAACCATCCAGGTTTCACGTACATTCCTTAAACACTAACGCCGCATTAAGCGGACAAAAATAGTGGGTTAAAATGTGTAGCGAAGCGAAACGTAACCCACTGTTTTTGTTCCATTTAAATGCCTTGTTATGTTTTTATTTCATGTAGAAATCTATCCAACAGCCAATTTTCATCATCAGGACAGCTAATTATCCGACACTGCTCATATTCATATTTTTTAAGCTGGCATTTAGATTTATCATCAATTAACGCTGAAGCTAGAAACAACTTCATTTCAACTGATGTCAGGCGTGAATATATTTGTAAAACATATAAGCTTTTTTCACTTTTATTAAATGTTGGCTCACGATCGATCAACTCTATTAGCAACTGGATACTCATCACCAAAGGCTGAATTTCACCATAGTTTTTCTTTATACGATCAATTAATTCAGGCTCCTGCGAATTTTTTATTACATTCCAAAGCCAATCTAAGTAATCATGACCTTTATAAGATTTAGAATATTGAGTTGTATACCCCATTACATATTCAACATGATCTTTAAGTAAAGTCAGAAATATTTGTAAAGCTGACTGTTTACTCTGCTTACGATATGAGTCAATTAAAAATAATAAAGTAATCGCAGCTACTATAGGACCAGTAACTCCGCCCATGTAACTTCCAAATGCTCCCCAATCAACCTGATTATTTGAAAGGCTTGCCTCATGGTGATTAAAATAAAACCAAAACGGGAAAAATGGTGTAAGTAGAATGGCTAAAATATATTTTGTTGAACTCATAAAATCCTAATTTTTAAATATTGCAGATTGTAAAACATAACGCCTAAATAACAGGCTAAGTAATGGTTGGCTAAAATTGTGTAGCGAAGCGAAACGTAGCCAACTGTTACGTGTCCTTGTTGATTTTCTTGTTATGTCTTCAGTCCGCATGACCTAATTATTTATATCAATATCGATACCGAATTTCTTAACTCTCCGCTTGTTGATTTCACTTTCTGCCGCAATTTTCTTTAATGCGGAAACGGAATTAGTTAACAAAGAACTAGGTTCTCCGTCTTTGGAGGCGTAATTACCTAGTTTCAAACAGCTTTCAACATAAAGGGATAAATCAATGCCTTTTGTTTCTTTAAATATTTCATAAAACCCATCTATAGAAGTATCACCTAAAATAGTTATATCTTTATCATTCCAGCCATTCTGCTTTGAAACCCGAGCCAAAACAGATTTAGCAGATTCATCAATGACGTATTCCTTAAATTTACCTTCAAATTTTTCTCTAATTTCT
This window of the Shewanella goraebulensis genome carries:
- a CDS encoding alpha/beta fold hydrolase, encoding MKPGWLFLVLLVAFSAEAEINLVKVKGYDVEYEIKGSGKRIVFLEAGGSAGLSDWNPVFETLAQKTKVIRYSRIGNGGSEKIKKNYTSEEYAEEASLLLDVLEIDQPVVYVAHSYGAYIARRFASTYPEKVSALMLIEPASEHDVDIMRKIDLELAEKEIAQVKLDDLANGMSNNYLDFWSKRPLPDYPQIPDIPVTVIVSTKKFAAPPILFFTDKARDMWGQLHSDWVNTFPQGKAVLTNKSYHYPQNDEPEMVVAEVAELLSRIKP